The proteins below are encoded in one region of Rana temporaria chromosome 2, aRanTem1.1, whole genome shotgun sequence:
- the LOC120926786 gene encoding acyl-protein thioesterase 2-like yields the protein MCGNNMSVPLLTDAVTVPGGERETAAVIFLHGLGDNGHGWADSLSAIKLPYVKYICPHAPRIPVTLNMKMVMPAWFDLMGLSPDAPEDEAGIKKATDSIKSIIEHEVKNGIPANRIVLGGFSQGGALSLYTALTCQHKLAGVVGLSCWLPLHKTFPQAACSVNKEISILQCHGDSDPMIPVRFGALTSEKLKSVVAPSKVQFKTYHGVMHNTNQEEMMAVKDFLEKVIPRV from the exons ATGTGCGGAAACAACATGTCTGTGCCGTTACTCACCGACGCTGTGACCGTACCCGGAGGGGAACGAGAGACTGCGGCG GTGATCTTCCTGCACGGCCTGGGCGATAACGG ACATGGCTGGGCTGATTCGTTGTCTGCCATTAAACTGCCCTATGTGAAGTACATATGTCCACATGC ACCTCGTATTCCAGTAACTCTAAACATGAAGATGGTGATGCCAGCATG GTTTGATTTGATGGGACTGAGTCCTGATGCCCCAGAAGATGAGGCAGGCATTAAGAAAGCTACAGATAGCA TCAAGAGTATAATTGAGCATGAAGTGAAGAATGGAATTCCTGCTAATAGAATTGTTCTCGGAGGATTCTCTCAG GGTGGTGCCCTGTCTTTGTATACTGCTTTGACCTGTCAACATAAACTTGCTGGAGTAGTTGGACTTAGCTGTTGGCTGCCTCTTCACAAGACATTCCCTCAG GCAGCATGCAGTGTAAATAAGGAAATATCCATCCTGCAATGTCATGGAGACTCAGATCCTATGATTCCCGTCCGCTTTGGAGCACTCACCTCAGAGAAACTGAAGTCTGTAGTGGCCCCTTCAAAAGTCCAGTTTAAAACATATCATGGAGTCATGCACAACACTAATCAAGAG